CCGTTAGCAGTAGTTACATCATTTTCAGATTCTTTACCATCAATATAGTGTGCAATTGCTCcatcgccgaggatctcacatcgacACATCAATGCATAATCTAAGTCATtcgtaatgattttttttttttttttagtatgttCAATTCCCTAGAAAGCTGTACCGTCTGTCAAATTTTGACGCTATACTGAGCAGCGTCAGAATTTGCCCCAGTGACATTTTGACGTCCATCGTGCAGcgtcaactttttatgaaatgcacTGCAGCGTCAAGCTTACAATTTGACGCTGCAGGGCTGAAGTTGATGCTGAATAGGGGACTTGACGCTGTTGCTCTACCTTTATGAGGCGGGGCCCAGATGTCCTTTCGAACTGGCAAACTGTAGCGATGCGACGCCGTCTTTTGCGGTAGTATTCGTATCTGTTCCCATGCAACAAGGAATTTGGTTATTGTGAGATGCCCATTCAAATTTGCCAAAGAACTGTTATCGTGAATAAATGCTGCATTAACATCAACTCTATAATTAGATAGGTATAATACAACACCTTGATGGCCATTTTTACATGCAAGAAATAGAGCTTTTTTCATAGGCAATTAACGCTGTATTCTTTTATAATCAAAATGCGCACAATGAATCCATGTCCATTTTTATATGCCGTACTTTAatttgtactatttttttttcttggaaataGTAACGTCTGCTACCATGTCAACAAGGGTTTCGACAATGACATCTTCAAGCGTTGTGGTCtggtgttctttcattaatgcaAGAATGATAGAATTAAAATCTCGTTCATCTGCCACATTTACGTCAGCTCCTTGTTCATGAAGAGAGTGTGGAATTGCACGTTGTCCACTTTTGCAGGCGTTATGTAAAAATGTGAATCCATTTCGTTTGTTACAGAACTCACGTCTGTTCATCAGACGACAAAATGTTTTGACGataattgtgaaatttcaatattcacGTGCGATATGTGTAAAGTATTTCCGGTTTAATATGTTTGCAGCATTCACGTCAGCCCCATTGCCTAGATGTTGagaaaaatcccaaatttccAATAGGCGATTTGGACCTTTAACATCAGCAGCATCCGATTTGCGGCAAGTCcgttttcaaaaagaaagaattagATTCTATATTACCATTCTCACAGGCTCGTTGAAAatgttttaacattttttgttgGATCATGCACGTCTGCTCCACTGTCAACAAGAGTTTTGGCAATAGTCAGATGTCCATTATCATATGCAAAATGCCACGAACTTTTGCCGTTAATAGCAACTGCATTTACATCAGTTCCAGAGTTTATCAGGAGTGAAACAATGTTTTCGTGTCCTTCAATTGATGCACGGATGAGGGAATTGAAACCATGTTCATCAGCTGCATTTAAGACAGCTGCTTTTTCAACAAGATATCGTGCAACTTCCAGATGTCCATTCGAACTAGCAAAGTGTAGCGGTGTAACTCCGTCTTTCGCGGTACTGTTCACATCTGCTCCCCTGTCGACAAGGATTTTGGCTACTGCGAGATGTCCATTTTGGCATGCTAAATGCAACGAACTATCACCGTCTTGAGTTGCTGCATGTACATCAGCTCCATGGGCTAGAAGGTGTGAAACAATGTTTCGGTTTCCTTTCATAGATGCACTGATGAGGGGATTGAAACCTTCTGCATCAGATGCATTTAAGTCAGCGCCTTGTTCAATAAGATATTTTGTAACTTCTACATGTCCATTCGAACTAGCAAACTGTAGCGGTGTAACTCCGTCTTTCCCGGTAGTGTTCACATCTGCTCCTCTGTCGACAAGGGTTTTGACAACTGCGAGATGTCCATTTACACATGCAACATGCAAAGGCCTGTGAGCGCCACTGAATGCTGCATTCATATCAGCTCCATGATTAATTAGGTAGGAAACAACACCTTGGTGACCGTTCACACACGCAATACAAAGGGGGTTGAAACCTTCTTGGTCAGCAGTATTCACGTCAGCTCCTTTTTCAACTAGATATTGTGCAATCTTTAGATGTCCATTCTCACAAGCTATATTTAATGGTGAAATACCATATTTGTTAGCATAATTCACGTCTGCTCCCCTGTCTACAAGAATTTTGGCAATTGTGAAATGTCCATTTTCACAGGCAATTTGTAATGAACTTTCGCCTTCGATTGTTACTGCGTTTGCGTCACCTCTGTGGTGAAATATGTGAGAAACAAGACTTTGTTGTCCTTTCATAGACGCAAATATGAGAGAATTAAAACCTTGTTCATCAGCAGCATTTACGTCAGCTCCAAGTTCAAGAAGATAGTGTGCAATTTCAAGACGACCGTTTTTACATGCGTTTAGTAAAGGTGTTACACCATCTTTTGTTGCATAATTTACGTCTGCTCCCCTGTcgacaaggatttgggcaatAGCGAGATGTCCAATCTCGCATGCAACGTGAAATGGACTTTTGCCGTCTGTTTTTACTGCATTTACATGAGCTCCATGATCGGCTAGGTATGAAACAACACTTTTGTGTCCTACTTCAGATGCAATGATGAGGGGATTGAAACCATTTTCATTAACAACATTTACGTCAGCTCCTTTTTCAACAAGATATCGTGTAACTTCAAGATGTCCATTCGAGCTTGCAAACTGCAGTGGTGTAGCTCCGTCTTGTGTTTTAGTATTCACATCTGCTCCTCTGTCAACAAGCATGTTGGCTATTCTGAGATTTCCATACACACATGCAACATGCAAAGGCCTTTGATCGTCAATGAATGCTGCATTTATATCAGCTCCATGATTGATCAGGTATGAAACAACCCCTTTGTGCTCTTTCATACACGCAAGAAATAGGGGGTTGAAACCTTCTTCATCGGCAGCATTAACGTCAGCTCCTTTTTCAACTAGGCAGCGTGCAATTTCTAGATGTCCATTCTCACAAGTTATATTCAAAGGTGTAATGCCATGTTTATTGGCATAATTCACGTCTGCTCCCCTGTCGACAAGGATTTTGGCAATTGTGAGATGTCCATTTTTACTTGCAATATACAATGAACTATTGCCTTTCATTGTTACTGCATTTGCATCACCTTTGTggtgaaaaatgtgagaaacAAGACTTTGGTGTCCTTTCATAGATGCAAATATGAGAGAATTAAAGCCGTGTTCATCAGCAGCATTTACGTCAGTTCCAAATTCAAGAAGATAGTGTGCAATTTCAAGATGACCGTTTTTACACGCGTTCAGTAAAGGTGTTACACCATCTTTTGTTGAATAATTCACGTCTGCTCCCCTGTCGACAAGGATTTGTGCTACAGTGAGTTGTCCAATTGTGCATGCAACATGTAATGAAGTTGTGCCGTTAGTGGTTCCTGCATTTACATCAGCTCCATGATCAATAAGGTATGAAACAACACTTTGGCGTCCTACTTCAGATGCAATGATGAGGGGATTAAAACCGTTTTCATTCGCAACATTTACGTCAGCTCCTTTTTCAATAAGATAACAGGCAAGTTCTTTATTTCCGTTCTTACATGCGTTTTGTAAGGGGGTAACACCATTTTTTGTTGCATGATTCACCTCTGCTCCCCTGTCTACAAGTAGTCTGGCAATAGCGTGATGTTCATTGTCACATGCAATATGCAGCAACCTGTTCTCGTTGATGGTAACTGAATTAACGTCAGCTCTGTGGTCTGAACGATGAGAAACAAGATCTATTTTGTGTCCCTCAGCAGATGCAAGAATGAGGGGATTGACACCTTGTTCATCAGCTACATTTACGTAAGCTCCTTTTTCAAGAAGATGTTTTGTTACTTCAAAACTTCCGTGTCTACATGCGTTTTGTAATGGTGTAACGCCATGTTTCGTTGCTGAGTTAAGATCTGCTCCCTTGTCGATAAGGATTTCGGCAATTGTAAGATGACCCTTTTCACATGTAATATTCAGCGAACTTGTGCCGTTACTGGTAACCGCATTAACATTAGCCCCATGGTCTAATAGGTATGAAACAATCCTTTCGTGTCCTTTCTTAGATGCACGGATAAGGGCATTGGAACCCTCCTTATCAGCTGCATAAACGTCAGCTCCTTTTttaacaagatattgaacaaccTCTAGATGTCCTTTCGCGCTAGCATAATATAGGGGTGTAACATCGTCTTTCGCTGTGATGTTTACATCTGCTTCGTTGTCAACAAGGATTTCGACAACTGCGAGATGTCCATTTGCACAAGCAATATGCAGAGGCTTGTGATCATCAATGCATACTGCATCCACATCAGCTCCATGATTAATTAGGTATGATACAACATCATGGTGCCCTTTCATACATGCAAGAAAGAGGGGATTGAATCCCGTTTCATCAGCAGTATTGATTTCAGCTCCTTTCTCAACAAGATATCGTGCAATGTCTACATGTCCCTTCTCACATGCTCTTTGCAAATGTGTTATACCATCTTTCCTGGAAGAATTCACGTCTGCTCCCCTGTCTACAAGGATTTTGGCAATCGTGAGATGTCCACGTACACATGCTTTATCCAACGAGTCTTCAGCGTCGAGGGTTGCTACGTTCACATCAGCCCCGTGGTTTAACAGATGAGACACAATACTATGGTATCCTTTCATAGATGCACTGATGAGGGGATTGAAACCTTCTGCATCAGATGCATTTAAGTCAGCGCCTTGTTCAATAAGATATTTTGTAACTTCTACATGTCCATTCGAACTAGCAAACTGTAGCGGTGTAACTCCGTCTTTCCCGGTAGTGTTCACATCTGCTCCTCTGTCGACAAGGGTTTTGACAACTGCGAGATGTCCATTCACACATGCAACATGCAAAAGCCTGTGATCGTCACTGAATGCTGCATTCATATCAGCTCCATGATTAATTAGGTAGGAAACAACACCTTGGTGACCTTTCACACACGCAAGATAAAGGGGGTTGAAACCTTTTTGGTCAGCAGTATTCACGTCAGCTCCTTTTTCAACTAGATATTGTGCAATCTTTAGATGTCCATTCTCACAAGTTATATTTAATGGTGTAATACCATATTTGTTAGCATAATTCACGTCTGCTCCCCTGTCTACAAGGATTTTGGCAATTATGAAATGTCCATTCTCACAGGCAAGATATAATGAACTTTTGCCTTCAATTGTTATTGCATTTACGTCACCTCTGTGGTGAAATATGTGAGAAACGAGGCTTTTGTGTCCTTTAATACATGCAAATATGAGAGAATTAAAACCTTGTTCATTAGCACCATTTACGTCAGCTCCAAGTTCAAGAAGAAAGTGTGCAATTTCAAGATGACCGTTTTTACATGCGTTTAGTAAAGGTGTAACACCATCTTTTGTTGCACAATTCACATCTGCTCCCCTGTcgacaaggatttgggcaacAGTGATATGTCCACTCTCGCATGCAATGTGCAACGGATTTTTGCCGTCTGTTGTTACTGCATTTACTTTAGCCCCGTGTTCTATTAGGTGTGAAACGACATGCTCGTATCCTTCCAGTAACGCCTTGATTAGGGGATTGAAACCCTTTTCATCCGCTTTATTTATTTCAGCTCCTTTTTCAACAAGATACTGTGCAACTTCTAGATGTCCGTTCGAACTAGCAAACTGTAGCGGTGTAACTCCGTCTTTCCCGGTAGTATTCACGTCTATTCCCTTTTCGAGAAGGATTTTGGCAACATTGAGATGTCCATTTTGGCATGCAAAATGCAATGAACTATAACCATCATTGGCAACTGCATTAAGTTCAGCTCCCTTATCTAAAAGGTAGGAAACAATTCTTGTTTGCCCTGTCGTAGATGCAAGGATGAGTGGACTCAAACCTTTGTTATCAGCAATGTTAACATCAGCTTGGTGTTCAACAAGATAACGCACTGTTTTTAGATGTCCATTGATACTTGCAGACTGTAATGGTGTAATATTGTTATACTTAACCACTACTGCATTGACATTAGCTCTATGTTCTATTAGAttagaaacaattttatgatGTCCTTTCATAGATGCAAGGATGATAGCATTAAAACCGTTTTCATCAGATGCGTTTACGTCAGCCCCTTGCTCAAGAAGAAATTGCGCAACTTCTTCATGTCCATTCTCACATGCTCTATGTAAAGGTTTAATGCCATCTTTCGTGGCAGTATTCACATCTGCTCCCCTTTCTACAAGGATTTTGGTAACTGCGAGATGTCCATTCCTACATGCAATATACAAGGAACTTTCACCGTCGATGTTTTTAGCGTTCACATCAGCTCCGTGGTTTAAGAGGTCGGAAACAACAGTTTGATGTCCTTCCCTAGCTGCAAGGAAGAGGGGGTTGCCACCGTTTTCATCAGCTGCATTGACATCAGCTCCTTGTTCAAGAGGACAACGTGCAATTTCTACATGTCCATTCGCACACGCCCTATGTAAAGGTGTAGCACCATCTTTTTTGGCAATATTCACGTCTGCTTCCCTGACGACAATGGTTTTGGCTCCTGTGAGATGTCCCTTTTCACATGCAAGATACAAGGAGTTGTTCCCATCATCGCCGTGGCCCAAATTTTGAGAACCAGAGAATTGGTGTTCTTTCATAGATGTCACTTCTCTATTCTCCATTGTGAGTGAAATAACACCTTCCTTATTGTCAGAGTCTATAACCAGTTTCTTCTTTTATAAATGATAGTTGCCGCAATGTGACGTACACGCAGCAGGTTTCTTCAATCATGAATGTGTGCAGCGTTCACATCCTGTAAAGTCCAGCCTGTGATTTAAAGATAGATGAAAGCATAATATGTGGGCATAAGATCAAAGACTTAAAGATAGAGCAAGAGCTCTAAGACTTTATCATTCGTAGTATTTATACTGGCTCTATGAGCTCTCTTTCTTACTTTTGGGTTTCCTTAATTAATCGGTGTCGCATATGTGACCGACCACCACAAATCCAACGAAATGTCGTCAGACATGAATTCTTGGCTAAAggcagattttgaaaaaaaaaaataacaggacGTAAAACTCCAAAGCAACCACAATGAAGGAGTATTGTATTAACCTGACGTTATGCACACTATATAAGTACACTCTATTCATAACTACTTTCAACTTTAGAGCAATACCAGCATCCTTTCCAAATCaattagaattgaaagtgaTACGTTCGTAGAGGTTTTTGTAGAAATTTAAAGATGGAAACAGAGGATCCATAATCACACTACTCTCttggaaaaagaacaaaaatacaatttcccAGTCACGTTAAAATCACAGACGTTACGTGGATCGACCAAGCTGATCCATTTCACCAATTTCAGTCCttgggtccgtttcatgaaagtcttataaGAGACGTTATTGATCAtatagtccaagagcattaggtcaaCATATGcttaaacctggacatttttgggaacaagctttttttttcccccaggaTAGGTTCACAAATATGTGTAGAATAAAAAGTCCTCATAAACCctccttgagcgttttccgTAATTCA
The DNA window shown above is from Diadema setosum chromosome 22, eeDiaSeto1, whole genome shotgun sequence and carries:
- the LOC140245304 gene encoding uncharacterized protein, whose protein sequence is MNAVRCYVGKTHNKWDEFLSQIAGALRATVNRSTGFTANMLMLGREVNLPSDLMYPAPRKQPPLDLGEYSTGLVDSMSKAHEVARATLRSTQRRMKRDYDVRAHRRQFSEGDLVYVLDSAKIKGVCKKLSSPWKGPARIRQRLSPDLYRVEFRNTVSTRHHDRLKPCRDRDTPAWCRKDSHPREDALYCTCHGPDDGAFMIQCDYCDEWYHGSCVGVTPQEGEAMNKYKCPPCQGFTLQDPSLLREVTSLVAEVLGKEISMTRLLEVMRENALELYGGADVNAADENGGNPLFLAAREGHQTVVSDLLNHGADVNAKNIDVVKTLVDRGADVNTTGKDGVTPLQFASSNGHVEVTKYLIEQGADLNASDAEGFNPLISASMKGYHSIVSHLLNHGADVNVATLDAEDSLDKACVRGHLTIAKILVDRGADVNSSRKDGITHLQRACEKGHVDIARYLVEKGAEINTADETGFNPLFLACMKGHHDVVSYLINHGADVDAVCIDDHKPLHIACANGHLAVVEILVDNEADVNITAKDDVTPLYYASAKGHLEVVQYLVKKGADVYAADKEGSNALIRASKKGHERIVSYLLDHGANVNAVTSNGTSSLNITCEKGHLTIAEILIDKGADLNSATKHGVTPLQNACRHGSFEVTNYLIEKGADVNVANENGFNPLIIASEVGRQSVVSYLIDHGADVNAGTTNGTTSLHVACTIGQLTVAQILVDRGADVNYSTKDGVTPLLNACKNGHLEIAHYLLEFGTDVNAADEHGFNSLIFASMKGHQSLVSHIFHHKGDANAVTMKGNSSLYIASKNGHLTIAKILVDRGADVNYANKHGITPLNITCENGHLEIARCLVEKGADVNAADEEGFNPLFLACMKEHKGVVSYLINHGADINAAFIDDQRPLHVACVYGNLRIANMLVDRGADVNTKTQDGATPLQFASSNGHLEVTRYLVEKGADVNVVNENGFNPLIIASEVGHKSVVSYLADHGAHVNAVKTDGKSPFHVACEIGHLAIAQILVDRGADVNYATKDGVTPLLNACKNGRLEIAHYLLELGADVNAADEQGFNSLIFASMKGQQSLVSHIFHHRGDANAVTIEGESSLQIACENGHFTIAKILVDRGADVNYANKYGISPLNIACENGHLKIAQYLVEKGADVNTADQEGFNPLCIACVNGHQGVVSYLINHGADMNAAFSGAHRPLHVACVNGHLAVVKTLVDRGADVNTTGKDGVTPLQFASSNGHVEVTKYLIEQGADLNASDAEGFNPLISASMKGNRNIVSHLLAHGADVHAATQDGDSSLHLACQNGHLAVAKILVDRGADVNSTAKDGVTPLHFASSNGHLEVARYLVEKAAVLNAADEHGFNSLIRASIEGHENIVSLLINSGTDVNAVAINGKSSWHFAYDNGHLTIAKTLVDSGADVHDPTKNFCNKRNGFTFLHNACKSGQRAIPHSLHEQGADVNVADERDFNSIILALMKEHQSVVLYLSNYRVDVNAAFIHDNSSLANLNGHLTITKFLVAWEQIRILPQKTASHRYSLPVRKDIWAPPHKGRATASSPLFSINFSPAASNCKLDAAVHFIKS